Proteins encoded by one window of Kineosporia sp. NBRC 101731:
- a CDS encoding STAS domain-containing protein, translating into MSAAPAPCATRSSLTTSSKIIIEVVTPGTLLRVAGRLDARSAPTTRSVLHEAVDSGDGELVIEMNKLEIWDGTGLGVIVGTSRRARQSGRQLVLTGVQARELRLLRVARVTWTSSVRPAALVG; encoded by the coding sequence ATGTCCGCTGCCCCGGCCCCCTGCGCCACCCGCTCATCACTGACCACCTCGTCCAAAATCATCATCGAGGTGGTCACCCCCGGAACCCTGCTCCGGGTCGCCGGTCGTCTCGACGCACGTTCGGCCCCCACCACCCGGTCGGTGCTGCACGAGGCGGTCGACTCCGGCGACGGCGAGCTCGTCATCGAGATGAACAAGCTCGAGATCTGGGACGGCACGGGCCTGGGAGTCATTGTCGGCACCAGCCGTCGTGCGCGTCAGTCGGGTCGCCAGCTCGTGCTCACCGGTGTGCAGGCCCGCGAGCTCCGGCTGCTGCGGGTCGCGCGGGTCACCTGGACCTCGTCGGTACGTCCGGCGGCCCTGGTCGGCTGA
- a CDS encoding cob(I)yrinic acid a,c-diamide adenosyltransferase, producing MVNLTRIYTRTGDDGTTALGDFSRTSKNDPRLIAYADCDEANSALGVALAVGALDDRIASLLLRVQNELFDVGSDLCVPLAQAPKYPPLRVTADYVDRLEAACDEWNENLPALRSFILPGGSPASAYLHVARTVTRRAERSVWAALEAHGTSTDGGVNPITARYLNRLSDLLFILCRVVNVDAGGDVLWVPGGER from the coding sequence ATGGTGAACCTGACCCGGATCTACACGCGGACCGGCGACGACGGCACGACCGCGCTGGGCGACTTCAGCCGGACGTCGAAGAATGATCCGCGGCTGATCGCCTATGCCGACTGCGACGAGGCGAACAGCGCTCTCGGCGTGGCGCTCGCGGTCGGTGCCCTGGACGACCGGATCGCCTCGCTGCTGCTGAGGGTGCAGAACGAGTTGTTCGACGTGGGCTCCGACCTGTGCGTACCCCTGGCCCAGGCCCCGAAGTACCCGCCCCTGCGGGTGACCGCCGACTACGTCGACCGCCTCGAGGCCGCCTGCGACGAGTGGAACGAGAACCTTCCGGCCCTGCGCTCGTTCATCCTGCCCGGTGGCTCCCCGGCCTCGGCCTACCTGCACGTGGCCCGCACGGTGACGCGGCGGGCCGAGCGTTCGGTGTGGGCGGCGCTGGAGGCCCACGGCACCTCGACCGACGGCGGGGTCAACCCCATCACCGCGAGGTACCTGAACCGCCTGAGCGACCTGTTGTTCATCCTGTGCCGCGTGGTCAACGTGGACGCGGGTGGGGACGTGCTGTGGGTGCCGGGCGGGGAACGTTAG
- a CDS encoding type IV toxin-antitoxin system AbiEi family antitoxin domain-containing protein gives MPPTHPPTLVWRRQLETCFGADPFTSGEALRLGITYSRLNRLLASGLLARGLHGVYRLHEMPSLLMARAQEATTRIPGAVIARRTSAWFLGEDARPPAEKAELPIDCVVPRGRMPNRSNGIHCYQSDLTPEDITRIGTVPCTTPARTAADLLRWAPPHMALACVDQMARSGIVTSTELNQVLARWPGERNVRRARRLVSFLDPLSESYGESWLRLRILDAGFPAPEAQIPILNDHGRVVYRLDLGWRRSRLAIEYDGEEFHASPRQVAADRRRREDLRVRFGWEVIGVGRGEVLGSSLALERGVGELLSLEPTIRRRSW, from the coding sequence ATGCCTCCTACCCACCCGCCGACCCTCGTCTGGAGACGCCAACTCGAGACCTGCTTCGGCGCCGATCCCTTCACGTCAGGAGAGGCGCTGAGGCTGGGTATCACCTACTCCCGCCTGAACAGGCTTCTGGCATCGGGGCTTCTCGCCCGAGGCCTGCACGGCGTATATCGACTGCACGAGATGCCGTCGCTCCTGATGGCCCGGGCGCAGGAAGCCACCACCAGAATTCCCGGCGCCGTGATCGCCCGGCGAACGAGCGCCTGGTTCCTGGGTGAAGATGCCAGACCCCCGGCCGAAAAAGCTGAACTACCGATCGATTGCGTCGTCCCCCGGGGACGAATGCCCAATCGAAGCAACGGCATTCATTGCTATCAGTCAGATCTGACACCTGAGGACATCACCCGCATCGGCACCGTTCCCTGTACGACGCCGGCCCGGACCGCAGCTGACCTGCTCCGCTGGGCGCCACCCCACATGGCACTGGCCTGTGTCGACCAGATGGCGCGCTCGGGCATCGTCACTTCCACTGAACTCAATCAGGTACTGGCCCGCTGGCCGGGTGAGCGAAACGTACGCCGCGCCCGCCGGCTCGTCTCGTTCCTGGATCCGCTGTCGGAGTCGTACGGGGAGAGTTGGCTACGACTTCGAATACTGGACGCAGGATTTCCGGCGCCTGAGGCGCAGATCCCGATCCTGAACGACCACGGCAGAGTTGTCTACCGCCTCGATCTCGGTTGGCGCCGGTCACGACTGGCGATCGAGTACGACGGCGAGGAATTCCACGCGAGTCCTCGCCAGGTCGCCGCCGACCGGCGCCGTCGTGAAGATCTGCGAGTGCGGTTCGGCTGGGAGGTCATCGGTGTGGGGCGGGGCGAGGTGCTCGGTTCCAGCCTCGCCCTGGAGCGTGGTGTCGGAGAACTTCTCAGCCTGGAGCCCACGATTCGACGGCGGTCATGGTGA
- a CDS encoding DUF1501 domain-containing protein yields the protein MTTMIPQTPEQMLDCGCPENRGVSRRTLFRMAAVGGLTTATTLSGATLAFGAPAGTGTLVVLSLRGGFDGLSAVIPLGDAAYAKARPGIKVAAGQAHKLDSMFGLHPAMEPVFKLFDNGTMAAVHAVGQADPTRSHFEAMEEMERAAPDSNLRTGWIDRTLGSLGNPGGFGGTQVGSGAMPDSMIGPNMKFAMNSIAGVKLSVGEDLVPLARWRSAMKTLHTGAAPELKAPLSNALGAVGKMGPLQKATSKTAKELGYPDTGLGNALHDVARLIKADLGLRVATVDYGNWDMHVNLGRSDAGWMFNQLKEMSTALAAFAAELGTAGLAKTNLITLSEFGRRLEENGSGGLDHGHGNVVLALGGGLKKGVHGRWPGLGASALVDGDLAGTTDYRSIVSEVLKKRVGVDSTTDIFPGYKAKTVGLVA from the coding sequence ATGACGACGATGATCCCGCAGACGCCGGAGCAGATGCTGGACTGCGGCTGCCCGGAGAACCGCGGCGTCTCGCGGCGCACCCTGTTCCGGATGGCCGCGGTCGGTGGGCTGACCACCGCCACCACGCTGTCCGGCGCGACGCTGGCCTTCGGTGCCCCGGCCGGCACCGGCACGCTGGTGGTGCTGTCGCTGCGCGGCGGTTTCGACGGTCTCTCCGCCGTGATCCCGCTCGGTGACGCCGCCTATGCCAAGGCCCGGCCCGGCATCAAGGTCGCCGCGGGGCAGGCGCACAAGCTCGACTCGATGTTCGGTCTGCACCCGGCCATGGAGCCGGTGTTCAAGCTGTTCGACAACGGCACGATGGCAGCGGTTCACGCCGTGGGACAGGCCGATCCGACGCGGTCGCACTTCGAGGCGATGGAAGAGATGGAGCGCGCGGCGCCCGACTCGAACCTGCGCACCGGCTGGATCGACCGCACCCTGGGCAGCCTCGGCAATCCCGGTGGTTTCGGCGGTACCCAGGTCGGCTCGGGGGCGATGCCCGACTCGATGATCGGGCCGAACATGAAGTTCGCGATGAACTCGATCGCCGGCGTGAAGCTCTCGGTCGGCGAGGACCTGGTGCCGCTGGCCCGGTGGCGCTCGGCGATGAAGACCCTGCACACCGGGGCCGCGCCGGAGCTGAAGGCCCCTCTCTCCAACGCTCTCGGGGCCGTCGGCAAGATGGGCCCGCTGCAGAAGGCCACGAGCAAGACCGCCAAGGAGCTCGGCTACCCCGACACCGGCCTGGGCAATGCCCTGCACGACGTCGCCCGGCTGATCAAGGCCGATCTGGGCCTGCGGGTCGCGACCGTCGACTACGGCAACTGGGACATGCACGTGAACCTCGGCCGCTCCGACGCCGGGTGGATGTTCAACCAGCTCAAGGAGATGAGCACGGCCCTGGCCGCGTTCGCCGCCGAGCTGGGCACCGCGGGTCTGGCGAAGACCAACCTGATCACCCTGAGCGAGTTCGGGCGGCGCCTGGAGGAGAACGGCTCCGGCGGCCTGGACCACGGGCACGGCAACGTGGTGCTGGCCCTGGGCGGTGGCCTGAAGAAGGGCGTGCACGGACGCTGGCCCGGGCTGGGTGCCTCGGCCCTGGTGGACGGCGACCTGGCCGGCACCACGGACTACCGGTCGATCGTGTCCGAGGTGCTGAAAAAGCGTGTCGGCGTGGACTCCACGACCGACATCTTCCCGGGGTACAAGGCCAAGACGGTTGGCTTGGTGGCGTAA
- a CDS encoding DUF1800 domain-containing protein, translating to MADGFPPVGNDSGRSGSPAESTPDFRTRRTLRENGAGVAAGLSRRSMIVSGATAVAAAGGTGYLLMRGGGAESATTSLPGGSAASATTNQTAADALASATASSSSATSTSAAAKASTATKAATAAGTTTAAGTTTAAGTTTAAAKKVRADPDLLLGRASYGRTATSDRLIGKIGASAWLERQLRPAKIKDPGGLAVDAQFPDLKWSIAQARKGLKVGAWDLMQDTSAHHLGRALFSNRELYEVMVDFWSNHLNITCPGGDVWDTRHRYQRDVIRKHAMTSFEDLLLASAFHPSMLVFLNGAQSTGQAPNENYAREVLELHTVGVNGGYTEKDIQHSALLLTGWTFNEGKRAYDPSRHYTGGIKAFGFKSANSTGAGGPAAQRRYLRYLANHPKTARNIATKLATHFVSDSPPKSLITALAKVYTKNDTAIVPVLRALFTSPEFAASSGEKIRRPMEQVVASARAIGVKNGSSSKALMDMYYIVKDAGHGPLSWTMPNGYADTADSWQSPAGALQVFNSTTAMVHGWWPTRMSLPGPEKILAKKPTTRSAVITAVGKKVFGRAPTKRERAAAVNLLAGTKLPTALKANSWEQHETIALTTTLFLAAPAHLSV from the coding sequence ATGGCAGACGGCTTTCCGCCGGTCGGGAACGATTCCGGCCGCAGCGGTTCCCCAGCGGAATCCACACCGGATTTCCGTACCCGCCGCACCCTGCGGGAGAACGGGGCGGGCGTCGCCGCCGGGCTCTCCCGACGCAGCATGATCGTCAGTGGCGCCACCGCCGTGGCCGCGGCCGGTGGCACCGGATACCTGCTGATGCGGGGTGGCGGCGCCGAGTCCGCGACAACCTCGCTGCCGGGCGGTAGCGCCGCCTCGGCCACCACGAACCAGACCGCCGCCGACGCCCTGGCGAGCGCCACCGCGTCCTCAAGCAGTGCGACCTCAACCAGCGCCGCCGCCAAGGCGAGCACCGCCACCAAGGCGGCCACCGCGGCCGGCACCACCACAGCGGCCGGCACCACCACAGCGGCCGGCACCACCACCGCTGCCGCGAAGAAGGTCAGGGCCGACCCCGATCTGCTGCTCGGCCGGGCCTCCTACGGGCGCACCGCCACGAGCGACCGGCTGATCGGCAAGATCGGCGCCTCGGCCTGGCTGGAGCGCCAGCTGCGCCCGGCGAAGATCAAAGACCCGGGGGGCCTGGCCGTCGACGCCCAGTTCCCCGACTTGAAGTGGAGCATCGCCCAGGCCCGCAAGGGGCTGAAGGTCGGCGCCTGGGACCTGATGCAAGACACCAGCGCGCATCACCTGGGCCGGGCGCTGTTCTCGAACCGTGAGCTGTACGAGGTGATGGTCGACTTCTGGTCCAATCACCTCAACATCACCTGCCCGGGCGGCGACGTCTGGGACACCCGGCACCGCTACCAGCGCGACGTGATCCGCAAGCACGCGATGACCTCCTTCGAGGATCTGCTGCTGGCCAGCGCTTTTCATCCCTCGATGCTGGTGTTCCTGAACGGCGCGCAGTCCACCGGCCAGGCGCCCAACGAGAACTACGCCCGCGAGGTGCTGGAGCTGCACACCGTCGGCGTGAACGGCGGGTACACCGAGAAAGACATCCAGCACTCGGCCCTGCTGCTCACCGGCTGGACCTTCAACGAGGGCAAGCGCGCCTACGACCCCTCGCGCCACTACACCGGAGGGATCAAGGCTTTCGGGTTCAAGAGTGCGAACTCCACGGGTGCGGGCGGCCCGGCCGCGCAGCGCCGGTATCTGCGCTACCTGGCCAACCACCCGAAGACGGCCCGCAACATCGCCACCAAGCTGGCCACGCACTTCGTCTCCGACAGCCCGCCCAAGTCGCTGATCACCGCGCTGGCCAAGGTCTACACGAAGAACGACACGGCGATCGTGCCGGTGCTGCGCGCACTGTTCACCTCGCCCGAGTTCGCGGCCTCCAGCGGTGAGAAGATCCGCCGGCCGATGGAACAGGTGGTCGCGAGCGCGCGGGCGATCGGCGTGAAGAACGGTTCCAGTTCCAAGGCCCTGATGGACATGTACTACATCGTCAAGGACGCCGGCCACGGGCCGTTGAGCTGGACGATGCCGAACGGCTACGCCGACACCGCGGACTCGTGGCAGTCGCCGGCCGGGGCCCTTCAGGTGTTCAACTCCACCACCGCGATGGTGCACGGCTGGTGGCCGACCCGGATGTCGCTGCCCGGCCCGGAGAAGATCCTGGCCAAGAAACCGACCACCCGCTCGGCCGTGATCACCGCCGTGGGCAAGAAGGTGTTCGGCCGGGCCCCGACCAAGCGCGAGCGCGCGGCCGCGGTGAACCTGCTGGCGGGCACCAAGCTGCCCACCGCGCTGAAGGCCAACTCCTGGGAGCAGCACGAGACGATCGCGCTGACCACCACCTTGTTCCTCGCCGCCCCGGCCCACCTCTCCGTCTAG
- a CDS encoding Na+/H+ antiporter: MSLAIELVIILAIAAGTAGLANRFSLSAPLLLTAFGLVLSFVPGMPTLPLEPDVVLEGLLPPLLYATALRTPWVDLRRNKRPIALLSVGLVLFTAFAVAFVVKLVLPEVPFAIALALGAVVAPPDAVAASAVARRVAMPRQVVTLLEGESLLNDATALVLLRTAIAAISGTVGVLSTGLDFVWAVAGGALTGWLLAQIVAFLRRKVEDPVLDTTVSLLVPFIAYLAGEQVHGSGVIAVVVAGIMLGHRSIEMQSAMSRVTERVIWRTVQFLLESAVFLLIGLQLQDLVTAALEDKSTPNTDVLVLCGAVLLTVIAARAVWVYPSAYLPGLLVRRIRRNEPRQSPRSVALVGWAGMRGVVTLAAALTIPEEVPGRPALVVAAFAVVAGTLLIQGTTLPWMVRRLRVVGPDPAQDALQEALLQQQAAHAGLDRLATSKRSGDAPDVVEGLQSWGERVANAAWERLGSTDAERETPAAAFHRLRVNMLEAEREVVAAVRSDGSVPHDLVERVLERIDQEEAMLDGFSTGTGPSATERSSMLTSPKPGACEHLKERPLTRAPASRPDACPECVALGERTWVHLRMCLDCGHVGCCDSSPRRHADAHYRETGHPVMRSIELGESWRWCFEDAELG, encoded by the coding sequence GTGTCCCTGGCGATCGAGCTCGTCATCATCCTCGCCATCGCCGCCGGAACCGCTGGTCTTGCCAACCGGTTCTCCCTGTCGGCCCCGCTCCTACTGACCGCCTTCGGGCTGGTGCTGTCGTTCGTCCCCGGCATGCCCACGCTGCCCCTCGAACCCGATGTGGTGCTCGAAGGGCTCCTGCCGCCGCTGCTCTACGCCACCGCCCTGCGCACGCCGTGGGTCGACCTGCGCCGCAACAAACGGCCCATCGCCCTGCTCTCGGTCGGGCTGGTGCTGTTCACCGCGTTCGCCGTGGCGTTCGTGGTGAAGCTGGTGCTGCCCGAGGTGCCGTTCGCGATTGCGCTCGCCCTCGGCGCCGTGGTCGCGCCGCCCGATGCTGTGGCCGCGAGCGCCGTGGCCCGCCGGGTGGCCATGCCCCGCCAGGTGGTGACGTTGCTGGAGGGCGAGAGCCTGCTCAACGACGCGACCGCCCTGGTGCTGCTGCGCACCGCGATCGCCGCCATCTCCGGCACGGTCGGGGTGCTCTCGACGGGCCTTGACTTCGTCTGGGCCGTGGCCGGGGGCGCACTGACCGGCTGGTTGCTCGCCCAGATCGTGGCGTTCCTGCGGCGCAAGGTGGAAGACCCGGTCCTGGACACGACCGTCTCGCTGCTGGTCCCGTTCATCGCCTACCTCGCGGGGGAACAGGTACACGGCTCCGGGGTGATCGCGGTCGTCGTCGCCGGGATCATGCTGGGACACCGGTCGATCGAGATGCAGTCGGCGATGTCCCGAGTCACCGAACGGGTGATCTGGCGCACCGTGCAGTTCCTGCTCGAGAGCGCGGTCTTCCTGCTCATCGGCCTCCAGCTCCAAGACCTGGTCACGGCCGCCCTGGAAGACAAGTCGACCCCGAACACCGACGTGCTCGTGCTCTGTGGCGCGGTGCTGCTGACGGTGATCGCGGCGCGGGCGGTGTGGGTGTACCCCTCGGCCTACCTGCCAGGGCTCCTGGTCCGGCGGATCCGCCGCAATGAGCCCCGGCAGTCGCCTCGCAGCGTGGCCCTGGTCGGCTGGGCAGGCATGCGGGGTGTGGTCACCCTGGCCGCGGCCCTGACCATCCCCGAAGAGGTTCCCGGCCGGCCCGCGCTGGTCGTCGCCGCCTTCGCCGTGGTCGCGGGAACCCTGCTCATCCAGGGCACGACGCTGCCCTGGATGGTGCGCCGGCTGCGGGTCGTGGGCCCCGACCCGGCCCAGGACGCCCTGCAGGAAGCCCTGCTCCAGCAGCAGGCCGCGCACGCCGGGCTGGACCGGCTGGCCACCTCGAAGCGTTCCGGCGATGCGCCGGACGTGGTGGAAGGGCTGCAGTCGTGGGGCGAACGGGTGGCGAACGCGGCCTGGGAGCGCCTGGGCTCGACCGACGCCGAACGCGAGACCCCGGCCGCGGCCTTCCACCGTCTGCGGGTGAACATGCTCGAGGCCGAGCGGGAGGTGGTCGCGGCCGTGCGCAGTGACGGCTCGGTGCCCCACGACCTGGTCGAGCGGGTGCTGGAACGCATCGACCAGGAAGAGGCCATGCTCGACGGTTTCTCCACCGGGACCGGCCCTTCCGCCACCGAGCGCTCGTCGATGCTGACCAGCCCGAAACCCGGGGCCTGCGAGCACCTGAAGGAACGCCCGCTCACCCGGGCCCCCGCGTCCCGCCCCGACGCCTGCCCGGAGTGCGTGGCGCTGGGCGAGCGCACCTGGGTTCACCTGCGGATGTGCCTGGACTGCGGCCACGTCGGCTGCTGCGACTCCTCCCCCCGCCGTCACGCCGACGCCCATTACCGCGAGACCGGTCATCCGGTGATGCGCAGCATCGAGCTGGGCGAATCCTGGCGCTGGTGCTTCGAAGACGCCGAACTGGGCTGA
- a CDS encoding protein meaA yields the protein MSERDRPWVMRTYAGHSSPAESNALYRRNLDKGQTGLSVAFDLPTQTGYDADDELARGEVGKVGVPIQHLGDLTALFDGIPLTRMNTSMTINAPAMWLLALYQEVALAQNPSVAAEDVLRELTGTTQNDIVKEYLSRGTYIFPPGPSLRLTTDTIAYTVSAMPQWNPVNICSYHLQEAGATPVQEVAFALSTAIAVLDAVRDSGQVPPERFGDVVQRISFFVNAGVRFVEEMCKMRAFVTLWDVMTRERYGIEDARQRRFRYGVQVNSLGLTEAQPENNVQRIVLEMLAVTLSKGARARAVQLPAWNEALGLPRPWDQQWSLRLQQVLAHESDLLEYEDLFDGSPVVAAKVASIVEGARLEMARVAEMGGAIAAVESGYLKSALVSSHTARRVRIEAGEDVVVGVNRFTSTEPSPLTADLETAFQTVDPAVESAAVQAVRQWRAARDPAAVAAALQRLREDASGSANLMNASLECARAGVTTGEWSSALRAVFGEYRAPTGVSSAVSPSGTGPLLTQVRERVLTTGSDIGAHLRLLIGKPGLDGHSNGAEQVAVRARDAGFEVIYQGIRLTPTQIVDAAVAEDVHAIGLSVLSGSHLEVVPEVLRGLAEAGAGDIPVIVGGIIPEADQQKLLSQGVSEVFTPRDIDLTAMMNHFVTHIRKAHHLPT from the coding sequence ATGAGTGAGCGCGACCGGCCGTGGGTGATGCGGACCTACGCGGGCCATTCCAGCCCGGCGGAGTCCAACGCGCTGTACCGGCGCAACCTCGACAAGGGGCAGACCGGGCTGTCGGTGGCCTTCGACCTGCCCACCCAGACCGGTTACGACGCCGATGACGAACTGGCGCGCGGCGAGGTCGGCAAGGTCGGGGTGCCGATTCAGCATCTCGGTGACCTGACCGCGCTTTTCGACGGCATCCCGCTGACCCGGATGAACACGTCGATGACGATCAATGCCCCGGCGATGTGGCTCCTGGCGCTCTACCAGGAGGTGGCGCTGGCCCAGAACCCCTCTGTCGCTGCGGAAGACGTGCTGCGTGAGCTGACCGGGACCACCCAGAACGACATCGTCAAGGAGTACCTGAGCCGCGGCACCTACATCTTCCCGCCCGGCCCGAGCCTGCGCCTGACCACCGACACGATCGCCTACACGGTCTCGGCGATGCCGCAGTGGAACCCGGTGAACATCTGTAGCTATCACCTGCAGGAGGCCGGGGCCACGCCGGTGCAGGAGGTGGCGTTCGCCCTGAGCACGGCGATCGCGGTGCTCGACGCGGTGCGCGACAGCGGGCAGGTGCCGCCGGAGCGGTTCGGCGACGTGGTGCAGCGCATCTCCTTCTTCGTCAACGCCGGTGTGCGTTTCGTCGAGGAGATGTGCAAGATGCGGGCGTTCGTCACCCTGTGGGACGTGATGACCAGAGAACGATACGGAATTGAGGACGCGCGTCAGCGGCGGTTCCGGTACGGAGTCCAGGTCAACTCGCTCGGCCTGACCGAGGCCCAGCCCGAGAACAACGTGCAGCGGATCGTTCTCGAGATGCTGGCGGTCACCCTGTCGAAGGGCGCGCGGGCGCGGGCCGTTCAGCTGCCGGCCTGGAACGAGGCTCTGGGTCTGCCCCGGCCGTGGGACCAGCAATGGTCGCTCCGCCTGCAGCAGGTACTGGCCCACGAGTCCGATCTGCTGGAGTACGAAGACCTTTTCGACGGCAGCCCGGTGGTCGCGGCGAAGGTCGCCTCGATCGTCGAGGGAGCCCGCCTCGAGATGGCCCGGGTCGCGGAGATGGGTGGGGCGATCGCGGCCGTCGAGTCCGGATACCTGAAGTCGGCGCTGGTCTCCTCGCACACCGCCCGGCGGGTACGCATCGAGGCGGGCGAGGACGTGGTGGTCGGAGTGAACCGCTTCACCAGCACCGAGCCCAGTCCTCTCACCGCCGATCTCGAAACCGCCTTTCAGACAGTTGATCCGGCCGTGGAGAGCGCTGCGGTGCAGGCCGTCCGGCAGTGGCGGGCCGCGCGGGACCCGGCCGCCGTCGCCGCGGCTCTCCAACGCCTCCGTGAAGATGCTTCCGGCTCGGCCAATCTCATGAACGCCAGCCTGGAGTGCGCCCGGGCGGGCGTCACCACCGGCGAATGGTCGTCTGCCCTGCGCGCGGTGTTCGGCGAATACCGGGCCCCGACCGGGGTCTCGTCCGCCGTCTCCCCCTCGGGAACCGGGCCTCTCCTGACCCAGGTGCGGGAACGCGTCCTCACGACCGGCTCGGACATCGGTGCCCACCTGCGCCTGCTGATCGGGAAGCCCGGACTGGACGGCCATTCCAACGGCGCCGAGCAGGTGGCGGTGCGGGCCCGCGACGCCGGTTTCGAGGTGATCTACCAGGGCATCCGCCTCACCCCGACCCAGATCGTCGACGCCGCCGTGGCCGAGGACGTTCACGCTATCGGCCTCTCCGTGCTCTCCGGCTCCCACCTCGAGGTCGTGCCCGAAGTCCTGCGCGGCCTCGCCGAGGCCGGGGCCGGCGACATCCCCGTGATCGTCGGCGGCATCATCCCCGAAGCCGACCAGCAAAAGCTGCTGTCTCAAGGCGTTTCCGAGGTCTTCACCCCCAGGGACATAGACCTCACCGCCATGATGAACCACTTCGTCACCCACATCCGCAAGGCCCACCACCTCCCCACGTAG
- the murA gene encoding UDP-N-acetylglucosamine 1-carboxyvinyltransferase has product MEAFRIVGGSPLKGGVRVAGAKNSVLKLMSAALLTEGTTTLSDVPDILDVRIMVKLLTRLGCGVDYVDGSGMLSITTPHMPGHKADYDLVRAMRASISVLGPLLARCGAAQVALPGGDAIGSRGLDMHVSGLETLGARIEVQHGFLVANAPTGLHGAEIRLDFPSVGATENLLMAAVLADGRTVLDNVAREPEVVDLCRMLRRMGAKIDGVASSTLEIIGTDSLSPVEHRVVPDRIVAGTWAFAAAITGGDVIVHNGEPGHLELVIDKLVDAGAEVITLADGFRVKGPERPKAVDVATLPYPGFPTDLQPFMVTLCAVADGAAMITENLFEARFRFVQEIARLGAHVRMDGHHAFVRGVPRLSGAPVEASDIRAGAALVLAGLVADGETIVYEAGHVDRGYDRFDHALRTLGADVRRFEVSPDSGPAAG; this is encoded by the coding sequence GTGGAAGCCTTCCGGATCGTTGGTGGATCGCCGCTGAAAGGCGGCGTGCGGGTTGCAGGCGCGAAGAACAGCGTGCTCAAGCTGATGTCTGCGGCGTTGCTGACCGAGGGGACGACGACGCTGTCGGACGTTCCCGACATCCTCGACGTCCGGATCATGGTCAAACTGCTGACCAGACTCGGCTGTGGGGTCGACTACGTGGACGGCAGCGGCATGCTGTCGATCACCACGCCGCACATGCCGGGGCACAAGGCCGACTACGACCTGGTGCGGGCGATGCGCGCGTCGATCAGCGTGCTCGGTCCGCTGCTCGCCCGCTGCGGCGCGGCCCAGGTCGCGCTGCCCGGTGGTGACGCGATCGGCTCGCGAGGTCTGGACATGCACGTGTCCGGGCTGGAGACGCTCGGGGCCCGGATCGAGGTGCAGCACGGCTTTCTCGTGGCGAACGCGCCGACCGGCCTGCACGGGGCGGAGATCCGGCTGGACTTCCCCAGCGTCGGGGCGACCGAGAACCTGCTGATGGCGGCCGTGCTCGCCGATGGCCGAACGGTGCTCGACAACGTGGCCCGGGAGCCCGAGGTCGTGGACCTGTGCCGCATGCTGCGGCGGATGGGCGCCAAGATCGACGGTGTAGCCAGCTCGACGCTGGAGATCATCGGCACCGACAGTCTGTCCCCGGTCGAGCACCGCGTGGTGCCGGACCGGATCGTGGCCGGCACCTGGGCCTTCGCCGCGGCCATCACCGGCGGCGACGTGATCGTGCACAACGGCGAGCCGGGTCACCTGGAACTGGTCATCGACAAATTGGTGGACGCGGGGGCCGAGGTGATCACGCTGGCCGACGGTTTCCGGGTGAAGGGGCCCGAACGGCCCAAGGCCGTGGACGTCGCGACCCTGCCCTACCCCGGCTTCCCGACCGACCTGCAGCCGTTCATGGTCACCCTGTGCGCGGTGGCCGACGGCGCGGCCATGATCACCGAGAACCTTTTCGAGGCGCGGTTCCGGTTCGTTCAGGAGATCGCCCGGCTGGGCGCGCACGTCCGGATGGACGGTCACCACGCCTTCGTGCGCGGGGTACCCCGGCTGTCCGGGGCCCCGGTCGAGGCCAGCGACATCCGGGCCGGGGCCGCGCTGGTGCTGGCCGGCCTGGTGGCCGACGGCGAGACGATCGTCTACGAGGCCGGGCACGTCGACCGTGGTTACGACCGCTTCGACCACGCCCTGCGCACACTCGGGGCCGACGTCCGCCGGTTCGAGGTCTCCCCGGACTCGGGCCCGGCGGCCGGTTAG